From Myxococcus xanthus, a single genomic window includes:
- a CDS encoding Hsp33 family molecular chaperone HslO, with translation MSDELLSGMLKNTDLRVVLATTTELSRQARGTHGTAPAAAVLLSQALTAAALMGALQKGDARINIQVECDGPLRGLFVDGDTSGLVRGYVKNTYVEYSGSDGQYHWRPVLGNKGFLSVLRDLGGGEYYRSAVELEAFDLAADLERYFRQSDQLPSHVLLAQLPEGGAAEPLGRVAGLLVQPLPSADMEAFAALGERLRRDFVPSLQAHGEAGAAAVLRALLPESDFEVMSRYPLRFGCSCSKDRVLRALLAMGREELTDLLEKEGQAEATCQFCTTRYVIPGDEIRGMLERGAI, from the coding sequence ATGTCCGACGAGCTTCTCAGTGGAATGTTGAAGAACACGGACCTGCGCGTGGTGCTCGCCACCACGACGGAGCTGTCGCGCCAGGCGCGTGGCACCCATGGCACCGCGCCCGCCGCCGCCGTGCTCCTGTCGCAGGCCCTCACCGCCGCCGCCCTGATGGGGGCCCTGCAGAAGGGCGACGCCCGCATCAACATCCAGGTGGAGTGTGACGGCCCCCTGCGCGGCCTCTTCGTGGATGGGGACACGTCCGGGCTCGTCCGCGGGTACGTGAAGAACACCTACGTGGAGTACTCCGGGAGCGACGGGCAGTACCATTGGCGCCCCGTGCTGGGGAACAAGGGCTTCCTGTCCGTGCTGCGGGATTTGGGCGGCGGCGAGTACTACCGCTCCGCGGTGGAGCTGGAGGCCTTCGACCTGGCGGCCGACCTGGAGCGCTACTTCCGTCAGTCGGATCAGCTCCCGTCACATGTGCTGCTGGCGCAGCTGCCGGAAGGCGGGGCCGCGGAGCCGCTGGGCCGCGTCGCCGGCCTGCTCGTCCAGCCGCTTCCCAGCGCGGACATGGAGGCCTTCGCGGCGCTGGGGGAGCGGCTGCGCCGTGACTTCGTGCCCTCGCTCCAGGCGCACGGCGAGGCGGGGGCAGCGGCCGTGCTGCGCGCGCTGCTGCCGGAGTCTGACTTCGAGGTCATGTCGCGTTACCCGCTGCGCTTCGGTTGTTCGTGCAGCAAGGACCGTGTGCTGCGCGCGCTCCTGGCCATGGGACGTGAGGAATTGACGGACCTTCTGGAGAAGGAAGGGCAGGCGGAGGCGACGTGCCAGTTCTGCACGACGCGCTATGTCATTCCTGGAGACGAAATCCGCGGCATGTTGGAGCGCGGCGCCATTTGA
- the dacB gene encoding D-alanyl-D-alanine carboxypeptidase/D-alanyl-D-alanine endopeptidase yields the protein MQVHRASSILAVSAIIFLSLSHAAHAAPAPAEKRADREALKSALLQVLQRAPLKASRMGVLMQSLDDGAVVFSHNADELLNPASNVKLVTSAAALASLGPEFRYDTEFLVEPELGADGKVKTLYVRGKGDPSMTTERLWGIVAELWHAGVRDVGEIVVDDSWFDAERTPPGYDQEDTDRAYMAPTGAVSLNWNAVAIYLRPGNAPGAKGVVEMEPPSDYFVVENQLTTGPRRARRVSVTSDPSGLQQKIVVRGQLPGERGGAVSVWKKIDNPPMYFGQSLKQMLVTRGVKMKGKVKLGKTSTKARMLHVSQSDTFDVLLKRLNKLSSNFVAEQLLKTMGAELRGSPGSFTKGVDVVEQFLERDVGIPRGTYVMKNGSGLNDANRFSATQLNQLLRHMVQRFPFSPEYLSSVPIAGKDGTLKYRFEGSDAVGRLRAKTGTLESVSALSGYVTSAGGERFTFSIMANDFAGRAGPIVAGLDALGAAVAATGSSLGPSTAVAALADSGRPSGAVDDVAARIKTYLELGAQRDQRNIGFLRTAWRSERDPAVRAVLAESLYQSNPHDYLGARTLLDSYSATAEVYGRLKDVARVLSVEVPGVSSMVELAAGGNAEALARVLELAGAAGTDAQAQSEMAEALSEVARTAPEELVVALRAASAGDRDACTTLLARGLVQAGQADHPFWKSLRRTLGASDPRLASFAKGLDSTLSQKVAEAKAPAKTPEGFTPVQMVAPAGNAPESSSADNRPGG from the coding sequence GTGCAGGTCCATCGAGCCAGCTCCATCTTGGCCGTGTCGGCCATTATTTTCCTGTCGCTTTCTCACGCAGCGCACGCCGCGCCCGCTCCAGCGGAGAAGCGTGCGGACCGCGAGGCCCTCAAGTCCGCGCTGCTGCAGGTCCTCCAGCGCGCGCCACTGAAGGCCAGTCGCATGGGCGTGCTCATGCAGAGCCTGGACGACGGCGCCGTGGTGTTCAGCCACAACGCCGACGAACTGCTCAACCCCGCCTCCAACGTGAAGCTGGTGACGTCCGCCGCCGCGCTCGCGTCGCTGGGGCCCGAGTTCCGCTACGACACCGAGTTCCTGGTGGAGCCGGAGCTGGGCGCGGACGGCAAGGTGAAGACGCTCTACGTGCGCGGCAAGGGCGACCCGTCCATGACGACGGAGCGCCTGTGGGGCATCGTCGCGGAGCTGTGGCACGCCGGCGTGCGTGACGTGGGCGAAATCGTGGTGGACGACTCGTGGTTCGACGCCGAGCGCACGCCGCCCGGCTATGACCAGGAGGACACGGACCGCGCCTACATGGCGCCCACCGGCGCGGTGAGCCTCAACTGGAACGCGGTGGCCATCTACCTGCGGCCCGGCAACGCGCCGGGCGCCAAGGGCGTGGTGGAGATGGAGCCGCCCAGCGACTACTTCGTGGTGGAGAACCAGCTCACCACCGGGCCGCGGCGCGCGCGCCGGGTGTCCGTCACGTCGGACCCCTCGGGCCTCCAGCAGAAGATTGTCGTGCGCGGCCAGCTCCCGGGGGAGCGCGGCGGCGCCGTCAGCGTCTGGAAGAAGATCGACAACCCGCCCATGTACTTCGGCCAGTCGCTCAAGCAGATGCTGGTGACGCGCGGCGTGAAGATGAAGGGCAAGGTGAAGCTGGGCAAGACGTCCACCAAGGCCCGCATGCTGCACGTGTCGCAGTCGGACACGTTCGACGTGCTCCTCAAGCGCCTCAACAAGCTGTCCAGCAACTTCGTCGCCGAGCAGCTCCTCAAGACGATGGGCGCCGAGCTGCGCGGCTCGCCGGGCTCCTTCACCAAGGGCGTGGACGTGGTGGAGCAGTTCCTGGAGCGCGACGTGGGCATCCCCCGCGGCACCTACGTGATGAAGAACGGCAGCGGGCTGAACGACGCCAACCGCTTCTCCGCCACGCAGCTCAACCAACTGCTGCGGCACATGGTGCAGCGCTTCCCCTTCTCGCCGGAGTACCTGTCGTCGGTGCCCATCGCGGGCAAGGACGGCACGCTCAAGTACCGCTTCGAGGGCAGTGACGCGGTGGGCCGGCTGCGCGCCAAGACGGGCACCCTGGAGAGCGTGTCCGCGCTGAGCGGCTACGTGACGAGCGCGGGCGGAGAGCGCTTCACCTTCTCCATCATGGCCAACGACTTCGCGGGCCGCGCCGGTCCCATCGTCGCGGGCCTGGACGCGCTGGGCGCGGCGGTGGCCGCCACCGGCTCCAGCCTGGGGCCGTCCACGGCGGTGGCCGCGCTGGCGGACAGCGGGCGGCCCTCGGGCGCCGTGGACGACGTGGCCGCTCGCATCAAGACGTACCTGGAGCTGGGCGCGCAGCGCGACCAGCGCAACATCGGCTTCCTGCGCACCGCGTGGCGCAGCGAGAGAGACCCGGCCGTGCGCGCGGTGCTGGCGGAGAGCCTCTACCAGTCCAACCCGCACGACTACCTGGGCGCGCGCACGCTGCTGGACAGCTATTCGGCCACCGCCGAGGTCTACGGCCGGCTGAAGGACGTGGCGCGGGTGCTGTCCGTGGAGGTGCCGGGCGTCAGCAGCATGGTGGAGCTGGCGGCGGGCGGAAACGCCGAGGCGCTGGCCCGGGTGCTGGAGTTGGCGGGCGCGGCGGGTACGGACGCCCAGGCCCAATCGGAGATGGCCGAGGCCCTGAGCGAGGTGGCCCGCACCGCGCCGGAGGAGCTGGTGGTGGCGCTTCGGGCCGCCAGCGCCGGTGACCGGGACGCGTGCACCACGTTGCTGGCGCGGGGGCTGGTGCAGGCGGGGCAGGCGGACCACCCCTTCTGGAAGTCGCTGCGCCGCACGCTGGGCGCTTCGGATCCACGGCTGGCGTCCTTCGCCAAGGGACTGGACTCCACGCTGTCGCAGAAGGTGGCGGAGGCCAAGGCCCCGGCGAAGACGCCGGAGGGCTTCACCCCCGTGCAGATGGTGGCGCCCGCGGGCAACGCGCCCGAATCCTCCTCCGCCGACAACCGCCCGGGGGGGTAG
- a CDS encoding Leu/Phe/Val dehydrogenase has protein sequence MSYFTQLLEGGYEAVHLLSDSKSGLRAIVGMHNTRLGPGLGGTRALATYASEEEAVADALRLARGMTYKAALAGVPHGGGKAVIMLPRGSFDREKIFESFGRAVESLGGRYITTEDSGTSPDDMEHVRRHTKYVVGLKERSGDPSPVTAYGVARAMEATAKHVFGSPDLKGLRVTVLGVGHVGMYLVKELHQRGAKVWVSDINPASVQHAVTQYGVTAVDADALHRMEADIYAPCALGGAINDTTLSLLNVKAVCGAANNQLLTSRHGEQLARRGILYVPDYAANAGGLINVAQEWAGYDRDKAYARTSLIFDTIDTVLTRAKESGLRPEQVADRMVEERLAG, from the coding sequence ATGAGCTACTTCACGCAGTTGCTTGAGGGCGGCTACGAAGCCGTCCATTTGTTGAGTGATTCGAAGTCAGGCCTGCGTGCCATTGTGGGCATGCACAACACGCGGCTCGGTCCGGGGTTGGGCGGCACTCGTGCGCTCGCCACCTATGCCAGCGAGGAGGAAGCCGTCGCGGACGCGCTCCGGCTGGCGCGCGGAATGACATACAAGGCCGCGCTCGCGGGGGTGCCCCACGGCGGCGGCAAGGCGGTCATCATGCTGCCGCGCGGCAGCTTCGACCGTGAGAAGATTTTCGAGTCCTTCGGCCGCGCGGTCGAGTCCCTGGGCGGGCGCTACATCACCACCGAGGACAGCGGCACCAGCCCCGACGACATGGAGCACGTGCGCCGGCACACGAAGTATGTCGTTGGACTGAAGGAGCGCAGCGGAGACCCGTCGCCGGTGACGGCGTATGGCGTGGCGCGCGCCATGGAAGCCACGGCGAAGCACGTCTTCGGCAGCCCGGACCTGAAGGGCCTGCGCGTCACCGTGCTGGGCGTGGGGCACGTGGGCATGTACCTGGTGAAGGAACTGCACCAGCGCGGCGCCAAGGTGTGGGTGAGCGACATCAACCCCGCCAGCGTGCAGCACGCGGTGACGCAGTACGGCGTCACGGCGGTGGACGCCGACGCACTGCATCGCATGGAGGCGGACATCTACGCCCCCTGTGCGCTGGGCGGCGCCATCAACGACACCACCCTGTCGCTGCTGAACGTCAAGGCGGTGTGCGGCGCGGCCAACAACCAGTTGCTCACGTCGCGTCACGGCGAGCAGTTGGCCCGGCGCGGCATCCTCTACGTGCCCGACTACGCGGCCAATGCCGGCGGCCTCATCAACGTGGCCCAGGAGTGGGCGGGGTATGACCGGGACAAGGCGTACGCCCGCACCTCCCTCATCTTCGACACCATCGACACGGTGCTGACCCGCGCGAAGGAATCCGGCCTGCGCCCCGAGCAGGTGGCGGACCGGATGGTCGAGGAGCGGCTGGCCGGCTGA
- a CDS encoding succinate dehydrogenase codes for MSTQAAAAVETKTPLLKSRLGSFLAVVPLSIWVINHLWDNLSAFNGADAWQKSVTTYANPFSQVFTFLIVLLPLLMHTGWGLVRLFSFRPNNARYNNYGNLKYILQRITAVGVLAFLGAHIWLAFLYPRLVLGHPEAFDDIAREMHHHAPTLVVYLLGTLGTSYHLANGLQGFAMGWGLLSSERSMRKFEPVVIILFLVLTAMSWAVIYALYTAGAAFSPVGATPP; via the coding sequence ATGAGCACCCAAGCCGCTGCCGCAGTAGAGACGAAGACACCGCTCCTCAAGTCCCGCCTGGGCTCGTTCCTCGCGGTGGTTCCCCTGTCCATCTGGGTCATCAACCACCTGTGGGACAACCTCTCCGCCTTCAACGGCGCGGACGCCTGGCAGAAGTCGGTGACGACGTACGCCAACCCGTTCTCCCAGGTCTTCACCTTCCTCATCGTCCTGCTGCCGCTGCTGATGCACACCGGCTGGGGCTTGGTGCGCCTGTTCAGCTTCCGGCCGAACAACGCCCGCTACAACAACTACGGCAACCTCAAGTACATCCTCCAGCGCATCACCGCGGTGGGCGTGCTGGCCTTCCTGGGCGCCCACATCTGGCTGGCCTTCCTCTACCCGCGGCTGGTGCTGGGTCACCCGGAGGCGTTCGACGACATCGCCCGGGAGATGCACCACCACGCGCCCACCCTGGTCGTCTACCTGCTGGGCACCCTGGGCACCTCGTACCACCTGGCCAACGGCCTCCAGGGCTTCGCCATGGGCTGGGGTCTGCTCTCCAGCGAGCGCTCCATGCGCAAGTTCGAGCCGGTGGTCATCATCCTCTTCCTGGTCCTGACGGCGATGAGCTGGGCGGTCATCTACGCGCTCTACACCGCGGGCGCCGCCTTCAGCCCCGTGGGTGCCACCCCTCCGTGA
- a CDS encoding phosphoribosyltransferase has product MWPPCGPRSMTGPHTPQPEFSAVATKRQSKSTEKASSKKSPAVQAEKLVSIPADVVLAPQVEAPRQPTGKDQSRGRSASSGVKELSWKEFDRAVQQLAGSIQETFEPQVVVGVAHGGVFVGGALAGALGCPFFPVRISRRSRDRGSAAPRTSKSPQLAGEMPAELKGRRVLIVDDVASSGDTLELATALAREAGAKKVATACLMTKPGGFSPDYSALSTASLMVFPWDYEPSTGDARFDEDPDKAGA; this is encoded by the coding sequence ATGTGGCCACCGTGCGGCCCTCGGAGTATGACGGGGCCGCACACACCCCAGCCGGAGTTCAGCGCCGTGGCGACCAAACGGCAGAGCAAGTCCACCGAGAAGGCCTCTTCGAAGAAGTCCCCTGCGGTCCAGGCGGAGAAGCTCGTCTCCATTCCCGCGGACGTCGTGTTGGCGCCGCAGGTGGAGGCCCCGCGCCAGCCGACGGGGAAGGACCAGTCCCGAGGCCGGTCCGCGTCCAGCGGCGTGAAGGAGCTGTCCTGGAAGGAGTTCGACCGCGCGGTCCAGCAGCTCGCGGGTTCCATTCAGGAGACGTTCGAACCCCAGGTGGTGGTCGGTGTGGCCCACGGCGGCGTCTTCGTGGGCGGCGCGCTGGCGGGGGCGCTCGGCTGTCCGTTCTTCCCCGTGCGCATCAGCCGCCGAAGCAGGGACCGGGGCAGCGCCGCGCCTCGCACGTCGAAATCGCCGCAGCTCGCCGGGGAGATGCCCGCGGAGCTGAAAGGCCGTCGCGTGTTGATTGTGGATGACGTGGCCTCCAGCGGTGACACGTTGGAGCTGGCCACCGCCCTGGCGCGCGAGGCGGGCGCGAAGAAGGTGGCCACCGCGTGCCTGATGACGAAGCCCGGTGGCTTCTCGCCGGACTACTCGGCGCTCTCCACCGCCTCGCTCATGGTCTTCCCCTGGGACTACGAGCCGTCCACCGGCGACGCGCGCTTCGACGAGGACCCGGACAAGGCTGGCGCATGA
- the selB gene encoding selenocysteine-specific translation elongation factor, which translates to MIVGTAGHIDHGKTSLVKVLTGIDTDRLKEEKRRGITLELGFAHLTLDDGAVAGVVDVPGHERFVKAMAAGSGGVDLVVLVVAADEGVMPQTREHLDICRLLGVRAGVIALTKSDTLAELGPEWLALVEADLSALTVGTFLESAPVVACSARTGAGLDALRAALTRAAAALPERPSEGPAFLPVDRVFTIKGFGTVVTGTLLSGALAVGDAVSLLPGLPGPLRVRGVQRHGDAVSVVEAGQRAAVNLTGVEPEALRRGMVLVRAGELPEARMLDVELTLLPAAPSPLPRRSKLLLHLGTAQVEATVALLDVERLEPGETTLAQLRLGASVGALVGQRFILRGARALPGRGATVAGGRILSISPPKRRKGGASAVAPLLEADPAGQVAWLLRQAGYRGLTQPELFGRSALGPRVLTRALELLGARGGALLIDRERRLYLSGEVFEALQGRALALLATFHEREPLREGLSREELRQRLSSALDVRAFQRVLQALVEGGRVELERDVVRLKGRGRTLSLGDTAARARLAAELSAAALAPPSLPELEQKLQLPASRLRELLGVMVVEGAAVRVSEGLWFAAGALASLRERLVAHLREKKEITTQDFKEMVGQSRKFVIPLSEYFDREKVTLRVGEKRVLRRG; encoded by the coding sequence ATGATTGTCGGGACGGCGGGCCACATCGACCATGGCAAGACGTCCCTGGTGAAGGTGCTCACCGGCATCGACACCGACCGGCTGAAGGAAGAGAAGCGCCGCGGCATCACCCTGGAGCTGGGCTTCGCCCACCTGACGCTGGATGACGGCGCCGTGGCCGGCGTGGTGGACGTCCCGGGCCACGAGCGCTTCGTGAAGGCCATGGCCGCTGGCTCCGGCGGCGTGGACCTGGTGGTGCTGGTGGTGGCCGCGGACGAGGGCGTGATGCCCCAGACGCGCGAGCACCTGGACATCTGCCGGCTGCTGGGCGTGAGGGCCGGCGTCATCGCCCTCACCAAGTCGGACACGCTGGCGGAGCTGGGCCCGGAGTGGCTCGCGCTGGTGGAGGCCGACCTGTCCGCGCTCACCGTGGGGACCTTCCTGGAGTCGGCGCCCGTGGTGGCCTGCTCCGCCAGAACGGGTGCGGGATTGGACGCGCTGCGCGCCGCGCTCACCCGGGCCGCGGCGGCGCTGCCCGAGCGGCCTTCGGAGGGCCCCGCCTTCTTGCCGGTCGACCGCGTGTTCACCATCAAGGGCTTTGGCACGGTGGTGACGGGCACGCTGCTGTCGGGAGCGCTGGCGGTGGGTGACGCGGTGTCGCTCCTGCCTGGGCTGCCCGGTCCGCTGCGCGTGCGCGGGGTGCAGCGTCATGGCGACGCCGTATCCGTCGTGGAGGCGGGGCAGCGCGCGGCGGTGAACCTCACTGGCGTGGAGCCGGAGGCGTTGCGCCGGGGGATGGTGCTGGTGCGCGCGGGCGAGCTGCCGGAGGCGCGCATGCTCGATGTCGAGTTGACGTTGCTGCCCGCGGCTCCGTCGCCGTTGCCTCGTCGCTCGAAGCTGCTGCTGCACCTGGGCACCGCGCAGGTGGAGGCCACGGTGGCGCTGTTGGATGTGGAGCGGCTGGAGCCCGGCGAGACGACGCTGGCGCAGTTGCGGCTGGGCGCGTCCGTGGGTGCGTTGGTGGGCCAGCGCTTCATCCTGCGCGGCGCGCGAGCCCTTCCGGGGAGAGGCGCCACGGTGGCGGGAGGCCGCATCCTGTCCATCTCCCCGCCGAAGCGGCGCAAGGGCGGCGCGTCGGCGGTAGCGCCCCTGCTGGAGGCGGACCCGGCGGGGCAGGTGGCCTGGCTGCTGCGGCAGGCGGGCTATCGCGGGCTGACGCAGCCGGAGCTGTTCGGCCGCTCGGCGCTGGGGCCCCGGGTCCTCACGCGCGCGCTGGAGTTGCTGGGGGCGCGGGGCGGTGCGCTCCTCATCGACCGGGAGCGGCGGCTGTACCTCTCCGGCGAGGTCTTCGAGGCGTTGCAGGGCCGCGCCCTGGCGCTGCTGGCCACCTTCCATGAGCGCGAACCCTTGCGCGAAGGCCTGTCACGCGAGGAGCTGCGGCAGCGGCTGTCCTCCGCGCTGGATGTTCGGGCGTTCCAGCGGGTGTTGCAGGCGCTGGTGGAAGGAGGACGGGTGGAACTGGAGCGGGACGTGGTACGCCTCAAGGGGCGCGGCCGCACGCTGAGCCTGGGTGACACCGCTGCTCGGGCGCGGCTGGCGGCAGAGCTGTCCGCCGCGGCCCTGGCGCCTCCCTCGCTTCCCGAACTGGAGCAGAAGCTCCAGCTCCCCGCCTCCCGGCTGCGTGAGCTGTTGGGCGTCATGGTGGTGGAGGGGGCGGCGGTGCGCGTCTCGGAGGGCTTGTGGTTCGCGGCCGGGGCGCTGGCTTCACTGCGCGAGCGCCTGGTTGCCCACCTGCGCGAGAAGAAGGAGATTACCACCCAGGATTTCAAGGAGATGGTGGGGCAAAGCCGCAAGTTCGTCATCCCCCTGTCCGAATACTTCGACCGGGAGAAGGTCACGCTCCGGGTAGGAGAGAAGCGGGTGCTGCGTCGCGGATGA
- a CDS encoding single-stranded DNA-binding protein, with protein MAGGVNKVILIGNLGADPEVRFTPGGQAVANFRIATSESWVDKNGQKQERTEWHRIVVWGKLAELCGEYLKKGRQCYVEGRLQTREWTDKENRKNYTTEVVANAVTFLGGGGRDAGDGMGGGGGGGGRRQFSQQRGGDNNDYGQPPPDDMGGGHGGGNGDDDIPF; from the coding sequence ATGGCTGGAGGCGTGAACAAGGTCATCCTCATCGGCAACCTCGGGGCGGACCCGGAGGTCCGGTTCACTCCCGGCGGTCAGGCGGTGGCGAACTTCCGCATCGCCACCAGCGAGAGCTGGGTCGACAAGAATGGCCAGAAGCAGGAGCGGACCGAGTGGCACCGCATCGTCGTCTGGGGAAAGCTCGCGGAGCTCTGCGGCGAGTACCTGAAGAAGGGACGGCAGTGCTACGTCGAGGGCCGCCTGCAGACGCGCGAGTGGACGGACAAGGAGAACCGGAAGAACTACACCACCGAGGTGGTGGCCAACGCCGTGACGTTCCTCGGCGGTGGTGGCCGTGACGCCGGAGACGGCATGGGCGGCGGGGGCGGGGGCGGTGGACGCCGGCAGTTCTCCCAGCAGCGTGGGGGAGACAACAACGACTACGGTCAGCCGCCTCCGGACGACATGGGCGGTGGCCATGGCGGCGGCAACGGCGACGACGACATCCCCTTCTAG
- the dtd gene encoding D-aminoacyl-tRNA deacylase, with protein MRAVVQRVLEASVTVEGQRVSDIGPGLLVLLGVGKGDTEADVAWMVEKLATLRIFEDAAGKMNLSLEETSRQLIVVSQFTLYGDARKGRRPSFIDAMEPVSAKALYERTCELLRQRGLSVGTGIFAADMKVALVNDGPVTLLLESPGPAAPKG; from the coding sequence ATGAGAGCGGTGGTGCAGCGCGTGCTGGAGGCGTCGGTGACGGTGGAGGGCCAGCGCGTGAGCGACATCGGCCCGGGCCTGCTGGTGCTGCTGGGCGTGGGCAAGGGCGACACGGAGGCGGACGTGGCGTGGATGGTGGAGAAGCTGGCCACGCTGCGCATCTTCGAGGACGCCGCCGGGAAGATGAACCTGTCGCTGGAGGAGACGTCCCGGCAGCTCATCGTCGTCAGCCAGTTCACGCTCTACGGCGACGCGCGCAAGGGGCGCAGGCCCAGCTTCATCGACGCGATGGAGCCCGTGAGCGCCAAGGCCCTCTATGAGCGCACCTGTGAGCTGCTGCGCCAGCGCGGCCTGAGCGTGGGCACCGGCATCTTCGCCGCGGACATGAAGGTGGCGCTCGTCAACGACGGCCCCGTCACGCTGCTGCTGGAGAGCCCCGGGCCGGCCGCGCCCAAAGGCTAG